A stretch of uncultured Campylobacter sp. DNA encodes these proteins:
- the tilS gene encoding tRNA lysidine(34) synthetase TilS — protein sequence MLSAPVLRRLKSGRNLLAFSHGVDSTALFYLLDEAGVKFDLAIVDYNVRAQSKDEVASARDLAAKFNKQIYVKSVRLGASNFEHEARAARYDFFAQICREHGYENLILAHQFDDKFEWFLMQLGRGAGLSELLGMKELEAHEDYVIARPLLGVRKYELERFLRERNLKYFTDETNLTDRFKRGFIRAKFSEPFLDEYFSGVKKSFEFLAVDALNLTPQISNPAPKIYLVKRGINELRGVDQACKRLGLVLSSAQRNECARCLEKGVGCVIGGKVAVGAGANFILVTPYVKPAMDKKFKEVCRTLKIPPINRGFLFAARADLALFEGFFSRLRFGHKFAIKDA from the coding sequence GTGCTAAGCGCGCCCGTTTTACGTAGGCTAAAATCGGGGCGAAATCTGCTTGCCTTTTCGCACGGCGTCGATAGCACGGCGCTTTTTTATCTTTTAGACGAGGCGGGCGTGAAATTTGACCTTGCGATCGTGGATTATAACGTCCGCGCGCAGAGCAAAGACGAGGTCGCCTCGGCGCGGGACTTGGCGGCCAAATTTAACAAACAAATCTACGTAAAAAGCGTGCGTCTGGGCGCGTCAAATTTCGAGCACGAGGCACGCGCGGCCAGATATGATTTTTTCGCTCAAATTTGCCGCGAGCACGGATATGAAAATTTGATCTTGGCGCATCAGTTTGACGATAAATTCGAATGGTTTTTGATGCAGCTTGGGCGCGGTGCAGGGCTTAGCGAGCTGCTAGGCATGAAGGAGCTTGAAGCTCACGAGGACTACGTGATCGCTCGACCGCTTTTAGGCGTGCGAAAGTACGAGCTGGAGCGGTTTTTGCGTGAGCGAAACCTAAAATACTTCACTGACGAGACGAATTTGACGGATCGGTTTAAACGCGGCTTTATTCGCGCTAAATTTAGCGAGCCGTTTTTGGACGAATACTTTAGCGGCGTAAAAAAGAGCTTTGAGTTTTTGGCGGTCGATGCGTTAAATTTAACTCCTCAAATTTCTAATCCCGCACCTAAAATTTATCTCGTAAAACGAGGCATAAACGAGCTTCGCGGCGTCGATCAGGCGTGCAAGCGGCTAGGACTCGTGCTAAGCTCGGCTCAGCGAAACGAATGCGCTCGCTGCTTAGAAAAAGGCGTGGGCTGCGTGATAGGCGGCAAGGTAGCCGTCGGGGCTGGCGCAAATTTTATACTTGTAACGCCTTACGTTAAGCCAGCGATGGATAAAAAATTTAAAGAAGTGTGCCGTACCCTAAAAATCCCGCCGATAAACCGCGGATTTTTATTTGCCGCACGAGCGGATCTTGCGCTATTTGAGGGCTTTTTTAGTCGTCTGCGTTTTGGGCACAAATTTGCGATAAAAGATGCTTGA